A genome region from Camelina sativa cultivar DH55 chromosome 10, Cs, whole genome shotgun sequence includes the following:
- the LOC104717630 gene encoding mitochondrial substrate carrier family protein P-like: protein MGEGEEKNGIIDSMPLFAKELIAGGVTGGIAKTAVAPLERIKILFQTRRDEFKRIGLVGSINKIGKTEGLMGFYRGNGASVARIVPYAALHYMAYEEYRRWIIIGFPDTTRGPLLDLVAGSFAGGTAVLFTYPLDLVRTKLAYQVVGSAKAQVKTIVPLEQIVYRGIVDCFSRTYRESGFRGLYRGVAPSLYGIFPYAGLKFYFYEEMKRHVPAEHKKDISLKLVCGSVAGLLGQTLTYPLDVVRRQMQVERLSAAVKEETRRRGTMQTLFKIAREEGWKQLFSGLSINYLKVVPSVAIGFTVYDVMKLHLRVPPREEMEAEAVTTRKRNVFT from the exons ATGGGGGAGGGCGAAGAGAAGAACGGAATTATTGATTCGATGCCTTTGTTCGCAAAGGAGCTTATTGCCGGCGGCGTCACCGGCGGTATAGCTAAAACAGCCGTTGCTCCACTCGAGCGTATTAAGATTCTTTTCCAG ACTAGAAGAGACGAGTTTAAAAGGATAGGACTTGTAGGATCAATCAACAAGATTGGCAAAACTGAAGGTTTGATGGGTTTCTACCG AGGGAATGGTGCTAGTGTTGCTCGGATAGTTCCCTATGCAGCTCTTCATTACATGGCTTATGAGGAATACAGGAGATGGATCATCATTGGTTTCCCTGATACTACTCGAGGTCCATTGCTTGATCTTGTAGCGGGATCATTCGCTGGTGGTACTGCGGTTCTCTTCACTTATCCTCTTGACCTGGTCCGGACAAAGCTGGCTTATCAG GTTGTTGGTTCAGCAAAGGCGCAAGTAAAAACCATTGTTCCCCTGGAACAAATTGTGTACAGAGGTATTGTGGATTGTTTCTCGAGGACATACAGAGAATCTGGATTCCGTGGCCTATATCGTGGTGTAG CTCCTTCTCTGTATGGGATCTTCCCTTATGCTGGTTTGAAGTTCTACTTCTACGAAGAGATGAAACGACATGTCCCTGCGGAACATAAGAAAGACATTTCCCTGAAACTTGTATGCGGGTCTGTCGCTGGATTGCTTGGCCAGACCTTGACGTACCCTCTTGATGTTGTCAGGAGACAAATGCAG GTTGAGAGACTATCTGCTGCCGTTaaggaagaaacaagaagaagaggaacaatgCAAACCCTTTTCAAGATTGCTAGAGAAGAAGGTTGGAAGCAACTCTTCTCAGGGCTTAGCATCAATTACCTCAAG GTTGTACCGTCGGTGGCAATCGGATTCACAGTATATGATGTTATGAAGCTGCACTTAAGAGTCCCACCGCGAGAAGAAATGGAAGCAGAAGCAGTGACAACACGGAAAAGGAACGTTTTCACCTAA
- the LOC104717631 gene encoding protein EFFECTOR OF TRANSCRIPTION 1-like, with product MFKRDDCIRTNHDAVFSKWQGIARSMLLRKPISQTAELRKTYADYSLISRDLGPKILIGADDKENFRKGKDCVGRYRGVQEALPGLSELGVSVINHDQGRKDDGLLATLGQTESINYRLRSYGRSTAHPDVLKKLGDIPRKSGLSQTILPVTQKKADNKTEENKHDSAEEREFSSDAAEKVSNLLLSPSRPQPVSDRHSHDGIVDGSDSASVCGVLLEDGTTCATTPIKGRKRCTEHKGKKLSRVSPVKLIPSEVPTRRECQETDDICGVILPDMVRCRRPPVLRRKRCEDHKGMRVNAFFFLLNPTERDEAVKEAIKEDKSKPKTCTGMNQEDLLCEATTNNGLPCTRRASKGSKRCWQHKDKTVDHGSSENVQSATISKVICGVKLYSGSVCEKAPVKGRKRCEEHKGMRITS from the exons ATGTTCAAGAGAGACGACTGCATCCGAACTAATCACGACGCCGTCTTTTCCAAGTGGCAG GGTATCGCCCGATCCATGCTTCTGCGTAAACCCATTTCGCAAACTGCAGAATTACGGAAGACTTATGCGGACTACTCCCTAATTTCTCGAGATTTAGGTCCAAAG ATTCTGATCGGAGCCGACGATAAGGAAAATTTCAGAAAGGGGAAAGATTGTGTTGGTAGATACAGAGGAGTTCAAGAAGCCCTTCCGGGTCTGTCTGAGCTTGGTGTATCTGTTATCAATCATGACCAGGGTAGAAAAGATGATGGTCTTTTGGCTACTCTTGGTCAAACTGAAAGCATTAATTATCGGCTCCGGTCTTATGGTAGATCTACTGCTCATCCTGACGTACTCAAGAAACTTGGCGACATCCCGAGAAAGTCAGGTCTGTCTCAAACGATTCTTCCTGTTACTCAGAAGAAAGCTGACAACAAAACCGAAGAGAACAAGCATGATTCtgctgaagagagagagttcAGTTCTGATGCAGCTGAGAAAGTGAGTAATTTGCTACTCAGTCCGTCCAGACCTCAACCGGTTTCAGACAGACATTCACATGATGGCATAGTTGATGGGTCTGATTCTGCTTCTGTTTGTGGAGTCTTACTAGAAGATGGTACTACTTGCGCTACAACTCCAatcaaaggaagaaagagatgcACAGAGCATAAAGGGAAGAAACTTTCACGTGTTTCTCCAGTAAAACTTATACCGTCCGAAGTTCCTACCAGAAGAGAATGTCAAGAAACTGATGATATATGTGGAGTGATTTTACCTGATATGGTGCGTTGCAGAAGACCACCTGTTTTAAGGAGAAAACGATGCGAGGATCACAAGGGAATGAGAGTCAATGCCTTCTTCTTTCTGCTGAACCCAACAGAACGTGATGAAGCCGTCAAAGAGGCCATCAAAGAGGATAAATCCAAACCGAAGACATGTACAGGCATGAACCAAGAGGATCTTTTATGTGAAGCTACAACAAATAATGGTTTGCCTTGTACGAGAAGAGCATCTAAGGGAAGCAAAAGATGTTGGCAGCACAAAGATAAAACTGTGGACCATGGATCTTCCGAAAATGTTCAGTCAGCAACCATAAGTAAAGTAATTTGCGGTGTTAAGCTGTACAGTGGATCGGTATGCGAGAAAGCTCCAGTGAAAGGACGGAAGAGATGTGAGGAGCACAAAGGGATGAGAATCACATCTTAA
- the LOC104720110 gene encoding F-box/FBD/LRR-repeat protein At2g04230-like produces the protein MDPKFCWRTLKKRRRVDVNRDLISELPDALLIQRLSLVPTIDAVGTCVLSKRWSSLWQYLPKIDYHYQNGRTSLILSPQFVHRFLLLNKSLLLESMRLTVESDCEAVDIGIWIGYAVERGLRELELDPNSENGYIRLPSNIYAYVPDSPVCFKSLKILNLHLVYYEDDDSVRRLFSSCPNLEELDVKRYIDNVIKFVIESSSLKRLSIRDCSDGDGQRGYVINAPSLNYLPIKGPKDFDFSLENTPKLVEAKITNISNIKTEKILLPLASSVINIRLLVAQTRYAASIIFHQLVYLELGTRETEWWNLLMNLLLNSPQLQVLKLSDGDGKDSEAREINPPFRKTISVPPCLLSHLKTFEWEGYNGQREEEIQVATYILTNAKHLKKANFSTDYRYFTADEKLEMLQELAREPKASTSCYFFFE, from the exons ATGGACCCAAA ATTCTGTTGGCGAACCttgaagaagagacgaaggGTTGATGTGAATAGGGATCTGATAAGTGAGTTGCCTGATGCTTTGCTGATTCAGAGATTGTCTTTGGTTCCGACAATAGATGCAGTAGGAACTTGTGTTTTGTCGAAAAGATGGAGTTCTCTTTGGCAATATCTGCCTAAGATTGACTATCACTACCAGAATGGTAGAACTTCCTTGATATTGTCACCGCAATTTGTTCATAGGTTCTTGTTACTGAATAAGTCACTTCTTCTAGAGAGTATGCGACTTACAGTTGAGTCGGATTGTGAGGCTGTTGATATCGGAATTTGGATTGGGTATGCGGTTGAACGTGGTTTGCGTGAGCTTGAACTCGATCCTAACTCAGAGAATGGATATATCCGACTGCCAAGTAACATCTATGCTT ATGTGCCTGATTCCCCTGTTTGTTTCAAGTCCCTCAAGATCCTAAACCTTCACCTTGTTTACTACGAGGACGATGATTCAGTGCGTAGGCTTTTCTCGAGTTGTCCTAATCTTGAAGAATTGGACGTGAAACGATATATTGACAATGTGATAAAGTTCGTTATCGAATCATCATCTTTAAAGAGATTATCAATACGTGATTGTAGTGATGGAGATGGCCAAAGAGGGTATGTGATCAATGCTCCTTCTTTGAACTACTTGCCCATTAAAGGACCTAAAGATTTTGACTTTTCTCTTGAAAATACTCCGAAGCTAGTGGAGGCAAAGATTACAAATATCTCTAATATAAAAACTGAGAAGATTCTCCTACCTCTTGCCTCGTCAGTAATCAATATTCGTTTGCTTGTAGCGCAGACTAGGTACGCTGCCAGTATTATCTTCCACCAGCTCGTATATTTGGAGCTAGGTACTAGAGAAACCGAGTGGTGGAATTTACTTATGAATTTGCTACTGAACTCTCCTCAGTTACAAGTTCTCAAGCTAAGCGAT GGAGACGGGAAAGACAGTGAAGCGCGCGAGATTAACCCACCATTTAGAAAAACGATTTCTGTTCCTCCTTGTTTGTTATCACATCTAAAAACATTTGAGTGGGAAGGATACAATGGACAACGTGAAGAAGAGATACAAGTTGCAACTTACATACTAACAAATGCCAAACATTTGAAGAAGGCAAATTTCTCGACAGACTACAGATACTTTACTGCGGATGAGAAACTTGAGATGTTACAGGAGTTAGCTCGTGAGCCTAAGGCTTCAACTTCCTGTTATTTTTTCTTCGAGTGA
- the LOC104717632 gene encoding thioredoxin-like 2-1, chloroplastic — translation MTSLRSLSISLYTYSNSAPISPPIKIRNFLNSFNRFHGLSSSSSSLIGDLVCSSRKQCLSVKVQVLAAETEQPKWWEKKAGPNMIDITSTEQFLNALKDARDRLVIVDFYGTWCGSCRAMFPKLCKTAKEHPDILFLKVNFDENKSLCKSLNVKVLPYFHFYRGADGQVESFPCSLAKFQKLREAIERHNVGNFSDFSSSASERVEDSSV, via the exons ATGACATCTTTACGATCCCTCAGCATCTCGCTTTACACTTACTCTAACTCTGCTCCGATTTCACCACCAATCAAGATCCGAAATTTTCTAAATTCATTCAACAGATTCCACGGCCTGTCATCTTCGAGCTCTTCTTTGATCGGAGATTTAGTTTGCTCATCAAGAAAGCAGTGTCTCTCCGTAAAG GTCCAAGTGTTAGCTGCTGAAACCGAACAGCCAAAATGGTGGGAGAAGAAAGCAGGGCCAAACATGATTGACATTACCTCCACTGAACAGTTTCTGAATGCTTTAAAAGATGCCAGAGATAGATTAGTTATCGTTGATTTTTATGGAACTTGGTGTGGTTCTTGCCGTGCAATGTTCCCAAAG CTCTGCAAAACGGCGAAAGAACACCCTGATATCTTGTTCCTTAAAGTAAACTTTGACGAGAACAAGTCTCTCTGCAAAAGCTTGAACGTCAAGGTGTTACCATACTTCCACTTCTATCGTGGCGCTGATGGCCAAGTCGAATCCTTCCCATGCTCTCTTGCCAAG TTCCAGAAACTGAGAGAGGCGATAGAGAGACATAATGTAGGAAATTTCAGTGActtctcttcttcagcttctgagAGAGTTGAAGATTCAAGCGTATAG
- the LOC104717633 gene encoding putative GATA transcription factor 22 produces MGSNFHYSIDLNEDQHHQPFFSSLGSSLHQNHQPQHFHHQASSNLSSSMSPSLSYFPFLIDSHQDQVYFGYNTNTFHGVLDTHLSQPLETIKFVSDVSSSSSDQMVPGKETRLKLTIKKKDTHQDQTNLPQYPTKGKTGTNTLKWVSSKVRLMKKKKAIITTTDSNKQHVNNDQSSNQSNLDGDHDRHNNISTNQYNIIVDQNGYNGSSNDCVIRICSDCNTTKTPLWRSGPRGPKSLCNACGIRQRKARRAAATATGISDESPPVLKKKMKNKNKRSNGVCNLSSPSDKKMITVEEAATAGDLETHNHSSMLSSSSSSDKFYFDDLAILLSKSSAYQKVFPQDEKEAAILLMALSYGMVHG; encoded by the exons ATGGGTTCGAATTTTCATTACTCTATAGATCTCAATGAAGATCAACACCATCaaccttttttctcttctcttggatcctctcttcatcaaaatcatcaaCCACAACATTTTCATCACCAAGCTTCTTCTAATCTCTCATCTTCGATGTCACCATCTCTTTCCTACTTCCCTTTCTTGATCGACTCTCACCAAGATCAAGTATATTTTGGGTACAACACTAATACTTTTCACGGCGTTCTTGATACCCATCTCTCCCAACCTCTCGAG ACCATCAAGTTTGTATCGGATGTCAGTTCATCATCAAGCGATCAAATGGTGCCAGGGAAGGAGACAAGACTAAAATTGACGATAAAGAAGAAGGATACTCATCAAGACCAAACCAATCTTCCTCAATACCCGACAAAAGGCAAGACAGGAACAAATACGCTCAAGTGGGTTTCTTCGAAGgtgagattgatgaagaagaaaaaggcgaTTATTACCACCACCGACAGCAACAAACAACATGTTAACAACGACCAATCATCGAACCAAAGCAATCTGGATGGAGATCATGATCGTCACAATAACATATCAACAAATCAGTACAATATTATTGTCGACCAGAATGGTTATAACGGATCAAGCAACGATTGCGTTATTAGGATTTGCTCCGATTGTAACACAACCAAGACTCCTCTTTGGAGAAGCGGTCCGAGAGGTCCCAAG TCTCTTTGTAACGCCTGTGGCATAAGGCAAAGGAAGGCGAGGCGGGCCGCAGCAACGGCAACCGGAATCTCTGACGAATCGCCACCGGtcctaaagaagaagatgaaaaacaagaacaagagatcAAATGGAGTTTGTAATCTCTCCTCTCCTTCGGATAAGAAAATGATCACAGTGGAGGAGGCCGCAACAGCCGGAGACTTGGAGACTCACAACCACTCCTCGATGTTgtcatcctcttcctcttcagaCAAGTTTTATTTCGACGATCTAGCAATACTCTTAAGCAAAAGTTCAGCTTATCAGAAAGTTTTccctcaagatgagaaggaggCTGCCATTTTACTAATGGCTCTATCGTACGGAATGGTTCACGGatga